Proteins from a genomic interval of Endomicrobiales bacterium:
- the lpxD gene encoding UDP-3-O-(3-hydroxymyristoyl)glucosamine N-acyltransferase, whose amino-acid sequence MRLSSLEVSQILAGELVGNANVILTGAAGLEQAAASDISFVSNPKYLKLQQTTKAGLLLVSFKPDSISTPYVLVKNTYLAFAKILSIIEKENKVNPPIGVHNSAVVYNNVTLDPSASIGPNCVIESGAFVGANTIIKANVYIGQNVKIGSDCLIYPNVTVRERVTLGNNVIIHCGAVIGSDGFGFVPGAKGHFKIPQIGTVEIGDNVSIGANVTIDRATTDKTIIGSGTKIDNLVQIAHNVQIGQNCFIVAQSGIAGSTKIGNGVTVAAQAGVVGHINIGDGATIAAQAGVISDVASGEVVSGFPARPHRETLKTYAIMRKLPDIYEKLKKLIKNT is encoded by the coding sequence ATGCGCTTAAGTTCACTTGAGGTATCACAAATTCTTGCGGGCGAACTAGTAGGTAATGCTAATGTTATTTTAACAGGGGCTGCGGGTTTAGAGCAAGCCGCGGCAAGCGATATATCGTTTGTTTCAAACCCCAAATATTTAAAGCTTCAACAAACAACTAAGGCAGGGCTTCTTTTAGTAAGCTTTAAACCCGATAGTATTAGCACCCCGTATGTGTTAGTTAAAAATACTTACCTTGCATTTGCCAAAATACTTTCTATTATTGAAAAAGAAAATAAAGTAAATCCACCGATTGGTGTGCATAATAGCGCGGTTGTTTATAACAATGTTACTTTAGACCCGTCTGCAAGCATTGGCCCAAATTGTGTTATTGAAAGTGGTGCCTTCGTTGGTGCAAATACAATTATTAAAGCAAATGTTTACATAGGTCAAAATGTAAAAATTGGTTCTGATTGTTTAATATATCCAAATGTTACAGTGCGAGAGAGAGTTACCTTAGGCAATAACGTTATAATTCATTGTGGCGCTGTGATTGGTTCCGACGGTTTTGGTTTTGTGCCTGGTGCTAAGGGGCACTTTAAAATTCCTCAAATCGGCACAGTTGAAATTGGGGACAATGTTTCAATTGGCGCAAATGTTACCATTGACCGCGCCACAACTGATAAAACAATTATTGGCAGTGGAACAAAGATAGATAATTTGGTGCAAATAGCTCACAATGTACAAATTGGGCAAAATTGTTTTATTGTAGCCCAGTCGGGCATTGCTGGTTCTACTAAAATTGGCAATGGGGTAACTGTGGCTGCACAAGCTGGAGTTGTTGGGCATATTAATATTGGCGATGGTGCTACAATAGCTGCACAAGCTGGCGTGATATCAGATGTTGCTTCAGGTGAAGTTGTTTCGGGTTTTCCGGCAAGGCCACATAGGGAAACTTTAAAAACATATGCAATAATGCGGAAATTGCCTGATATTTATGAAAAATTAAAAAAACTAATTAAAAATACGTAA
- the lpxC gene encoding UDP-3-O-acyl-N-acetylglucosamine deacetylase yields MLRQRTIKKTVSLKGIGLHTGNISKITFVPAKENSGIKFVRTDLPGAPSIQADFKNVTVAVRGTTIASGEAKVHTVEHVLAVCSAFGINNLEIHLTNNEPPVMDGSAKPFCDLILAAGIEEFATEQNYIKLTAPISYKSGETLITAEPCDKFIIDCTIGYKHPFLTHQQACFEITQDTFIKELSSARTFCFDYEIEALRANGLAKGGDLMNAIVIGFNGIRNTDKTLRFQDEFVRHKILDLIGDLSLLARPLKAKITAVKCGHNHNINFAAEIAKTLR; encoded by the coding sequence ATGTTAAGGCAGCGAACAATTAAGAAAACGGTATCATTGAAAGGTATTGGCCTTCACACAGGCAACATAAGCAAAATAACATTTGTGCCTGCGAAGGAAAACTCAGGTATTAAATTTGTCAGAACCGATCTGCCCGGCGCTCCAAGTATTCAGGCGGATTTTAAAAATGTAACGGTTGCTGTAAGGGGCACTACAATCGCCAGTGGCGAGGCAAAAGTGCACACAGTTGAACATGTGCTTGCCGTTTGTAGCGCATTTGGAATAAACAATTTAGAAATTCACTTAACAAATAATGAACCGCCTGTAATGGATGGGAGCGCAAAACCATTTTGCGACCTGATATTAGCCGCCGGCATAGAAGAGTTTGCCACAGAACAAAATTACATTAAATTAACCGCTCCAATAAGCTATAAAAGCGGTGAAACGCTAATTACAGCTGAGCCATGCGATAAATTTATAATTGATTGTACAATAGGCTACAAACACCCTTTTCTTACTCACCAACAGGCATGTTTTGAAATAACTCAGGATACCTTTATTAAAGAACTTTCCAGCGCGCGTACATTTTGTTTTGACTACGAAATAGAGGCATTGCGTGCCAATGGGCTTGCCAAAGGCGGAGATTTAATGAATGCCATTGTTATTGGCTTTAACGGCATCCGTAATACCGATAAAACACTTAGGTTCCAAGATGAATTTGTGCGTCATAAAATTCTTGACCTAATTGGTGACTTGTCTTTATTGGCAAGGCCGCTTAAGGCAAAAATAACCGCAGTTAAATGTGGACACAACCACAATATAAACTTTGCCGCTGAAATTGCAAAAACATTGCGGTAG
- the fabZ gene encoding 3-hydroxyacyl-ACP dehydratase FabZ, whose product MENTQEKQNLTGGTVLDIIAIQKTIPHRYPFLMIDKVVIVEEVKRAIGYKCVSGNENFFQGHFPGQPIMPGVLIIEAMAQTSCVLFLSRPDLKNKLAYFMAIDAVKFRRPVVPGDMLELRVEVLRARDRGGKIRGEAYVNGNLTTEAEFMFVIVDKEGK is encoded by the coding sequence ATGGAAAACACACAAGAAAAACAAAATTTAACTGGTGGAACAGTTTTAGATATAATTGCAATACAAAAAACTATTCCGCATCGTTACCCATTTTTAATGATTGATAAAGTTGTTATAGTTGAAGAAGTAAAAAGGGCAATAGGTTATAAATGTGTAAGCGGCAATGAAAATTTTTTTCAGGGGCACTTTCCTGGCCAGCCAATAATGCCTGGTGTATTGATTATTGAAGCAATGGCTCAAACTTCTTGTGTTCTTTTTCTTTCAAGGCCAGATTTAAAAAATAAACTGGCGTATTTTATGGCAATAGATGCGGTAAAGTTTAGACGGCCTGTAGTACCTGGTGATATGCTTGAACTAAGGGTTGAGGTTTTGCGTGCAAGAGACCGTGGCGGCAAAATTCGCGGCGAGGCGTATGTAAATGGAAACTTAACTACAGAAGCAGAATTTATGTTTGTCATAGTTGATAAAGAGGGCAAATAA